A region from the Vicia villosa cultivar HV-30 ecotype Madison, WI linkage group LG3, Vvil1.0, whole genome shotgun sequence genome encodes:
- the LOC131658919 gene encoding uncharacterized protein LOC131658919: MSVLVNGIRTKEFVVEKELRKGDPLSPFLFVIVAEGLKGLVSKAMMVGEFVAFYTRRACSVDILQFDDDTLLLGEGSWKQVWVIKAILRGFEIVAGLGINYHKSKLIGINIGENFLDFTSYFLSFRREDIHFIFLGIPIGINPISISSRHIILSKIKSRLLDWKARILSFGGRLTLLKSVLCSLSIFMLSFFIRRPRRF; encoded by the coding sequence ATGTCGGTGCTTGTGAATGGTATCCGTACGAAGGAGTTTGTGGTGGAGAAAGAATTAAGAAAAGGTGATCCGCTTTCGCCGTTTCTCTTTGTTATTGTTGCGGAGGGTTTGAAGGGGTTAGTTTCTAAGGCCATGATGGTTGGGGAATTTGTTGCTTTCTACACTAGGAGGGCTTGTAGTGTGGATATTTTACAATTCGACGACGATACTTTATTGTTGGGTGAAGGGAGTTGGAAGCAAGTTTGGGTGATCAAGGCTATTTTAAGAGGTTTTGAAATTGTTGCGGGCCTTGGGATCAACTACCATAAAAGTAAACTAATTGGTATCAACATTGGTGAAAATTTCTTGGATTTCACTTCTTACTTTTTGTCTTTTAGGAGGGAGGATATTCATTTCATCTTTCTTGGTATTCCTATAGGAATCAATCCTATAAGTATTTCGTCTAGGCATATCATTTTGAGTAAGATTAAGTCTAGGCTCTTGGATTGGAAGGCTCGTATTTTAAGTTTTGGTGGAAGGTTAACTCTTCTTAAATCTGTTCTTTGTAGTCTTTCGATCTTCATGTTGTCTTTTTTTATAAGGCGCCCAAGAAGATTTTAA
- the LOC131658920 gene encoding uncharacterized protein LOC131658920, producing the protein MPARPNVDKSKFCRFHKGHGHNTEDCIHLKDAIEILIREGHLKQYAKKQEATREAKPVTEEKPAEDTPAMKVAMSVTRPEDFYLPDWANTATTYSSHSTWERFPSAMVILGGGFSKLSVGSVKRKFDELISVSANISSTFDHAKGSPSSISFYKEEFPGGAPNANIPLLIRARMANFDVRRILVDQGSSVDIMYSQLFKTLQLNDSHLTPYVGSDLQGFNGTITKPWRFVELIVSIGSAKTTRAVNVQFLVIDCPLIYQCILGRPTLAELIVVPSTVHL; encoded by the coding sequence ATGCCCGCCCGGCCAAATGTTGATAAATCAAAATTCTGCAGATTCCACAAAGGCCACGGGCACAACACCGAAGATTGCATCCATCTTAAGGATGCCATAGAGATATTAATCAGGGAGGGACATCTGAAACAGTATGCGAAGAAGCAGGAGGCCACTAGAGAAGCTAAACCAGTCACCGAGGAAAAGCCGGCGGAAGATACGCCCGCCATGAAAGTAGCCATGAGCGTTACCAGGCCGGAAGATTTTTACCTCCCTGACTGGGCCAACACAGCAACCACCTATTCCTCCCATAGCACATGGGAAAGGTTCCCGTCCGCAATGGTTATATTAGGCGGAGGTTTCAGCAAACTGAGTGTCGGATCCGTGAAACGCAAGTTCGATGAGCTAATCTCGGTCAGCGCGAACATATCCTCAACCTTCGACCACGCCAAAGGCAGTCCCTCCTCAATATCTTTCTATAAAGAAGAGTTTCCCGGCGGAGCACCTAACGCGAATATCCCTCTTCTCATCCGAGCCCGGATGGCTAATTTTGACGTGCGACGCATATTGGTCGACCAGGGAAGTTCagtggacatcatgtactcccaattGTTCAAAACATTGCAGCTGAATGACAGTCACCTTACACCATACGTAGGATCGGACTTACAAGGATTCAATGGCACAATAACCAAGCCGTGGAGATTCGTGGAACTCATAGTGTCGATCGGGTCGGCAAAGACCACCAGGGCAGTGAACGTCCAATTTTTGGTCATCGACTGCCCATTAATATACCAGTGCATCCTcggacgccccactctggccgaactAATTGTGGTTCCCTCAACCGTACACCTCTAG